The Arachis ipaensis cultivar K30076 chromosome B07, Araip1.1, whole genome shotgun sequence genomic interval AGTTGGGGCAGTGGAATGAGTGCCGACGGAAGCATTCTGGAAGGAGCGTCGAGAAGGATGAAGAAGAAGTTTGTTTCTCCAGTGTGCAATTGCGGATCATACGCCATTTTGTTCGAATCTGGAACTTCAAAAAACCCTAGGAGGCTTTTCTTTGGTTGTTCCCATTTTAAGGTAAATTTTTAAGATATCATTTTTTGTTTGGGTTGCTGTGTTATTTTGGTTTGTTGTTGTAGCTGAACAGTATGCATGTTTGATGTAGAAGAACAGAGGACATTGCAAATACTTTGTCTGGCTAGATGAGTATGTTGCCTTATTTTGTATTGATGAGGAGGTACAAGATGCAGTATCGGACTCAACGAAAAAGATGGAAGAAAGAATTGCAGAGATAGAGAAGAAGATGGATGAGGTAAAAACCGATGAAGTTAACAGTGGTGCTCTTAGCAGATGGAAAGTGTTTGGGTTGATCTTGTTGGGCATTGTAATAGGAA includes:
- the LOC110265016 gene encoding uncharacterized protein LOC110265016, whose translation is MASANCGASWSRERRCGGADESWGSGMSADGSILEGASRRMKKKFVSPVCNCGSYAILFESGTSKNPRRLFFGCSHFKKNRGHCKYFVWLDEYVALFCIDEEVQDAVSDSTKKMEERIAEIEKKMDEVKTDEVNSGALSRWKVFGLILLGIVIGKRCSIVTAAQC